One Leptospira kanakyensis DNA segment encodes these proteins:
- a CDS encoding sulfate/molybdate ABC transporter ATP-binding protein, translating into MPIEINNVNKTFGSFTALKEVNLSIPDGELVALLGPSGSGKTTLLRIIAGLEEPSSGNVEFVGENLSKSKIQNGEVGFVFQHYALFRHMTIAENIGFGLEVRPKALRPSKKEIQEKVSKLLTLIQLEKFHNRYPHELSGGQRQRVALARALAIEPKFLLLDEPFGALDAKVRKELRNWLRRLHDEIHITSVFVTHDQEEALEVSDRIVILNHGQLEQVGSPDEVYNKPKSPFVFHFLGDVNLFHGRIEEGTTKIGNLALDSSEHQDVKESVAVAYVRPYDVEIVREPDQGIAAEIQYIHSTGRNVRVELKRVDTGTLIESVLEQETYRLLNLLPGETVYLRIKKAKVYVEDFSI; encoded by the coding sequence ATGCCGATTGAAATTAATAACGTAAATAAAACCTTTGGGTCGTTCACCGCACTAAAAGAGGTTAACCTCTCCATTCCAGATGGAGAACTTGTAGCCTTACTTGGTCCTTCCGGATCTGGGAAAACCACCTTACTTCGCATCATTGCTGGTCTCGAAGAACCATCTTCTGGAAATGTAGAGTTTGTCGGAGAAAATCTTTCCAAATCCAAAATTCAAAATGGAGAGGTGGGATTTGTTTTCCAACACTATGCCCTCTTTCGCCATATGACGATTGCAGAAAACATTGGATTTGGTTTGGAAGTAAGACCAAAAGCTTTGCGACCTTCCAAAAAAGAAATTCAGGAAAAAGTTTCTAAATTACTGACACTCATCCAACTCGAAAAGTTTCACAACCGCTACCCACATGAATTGTCGGGCGGCCAACGCCAACGTGTGGCACTCGCTCGTGCTCTTGCCATCGAACCAAAATTTTTATTACTGGATGAACCCTTCGGTGCCCTTGATGCCAAAGTCAGAAAGGAATTACGGAACTGGTTGCGAAGACTGCATGACGAAATCCACATAACAAGTGTTTTTGTAACTCATGACCAAGAAGAAGCTCTGGAAGTGAGTGATCGAATTGTCATCTTAAACCATGGCCAATTGGAACAAGTGGGAAGCCCGGACGAGGTGTATAACAAACCTAAGTCCCCTTTTGTTTTCCACTTCCTTGGAGATGTGAACCTCTTCCATGGGCGGATCGAAGAAGGGACAACCAAAATCGGAAACTTGGCTCTCGATAGTTCCGAACACCAAGATGTAAAGGAATCGGTAGCCGTGGCCTATGTTCGTCCTTATGATGTGGAAATTGTGAGGGAACCCGACCAAGGGATCGCTGCGGAAATCCAATACATCCATTCCACGGGAAGGAATGTGCGAGTGGAACTCAAACGAGTGGATACAGGCACTCTGATTGAATCCGTTTTGGAACAGGAAACCTATCGTCTTTTGAACCTTTTGCCCGGCGAGACGGTCTATTTGAGGATAAAAAAAGCAAAAGTATACGTAGAAGACTTCTCTATCTAG
- a CDS encoding phosphoadenylyl-sulfate reductase: MGNLEVLTETYTSLSLEQGLRQLSLDFPGKAVFTTSFGLEDQAITHAILANQIDIRIATLDTGRLFQETYDVWQKTNVRYGAKIEAFYPNEKEIQGFVEENGPNAFYDSLDLRKECCRIRKLVPLDAILKDTEVWVTGLRKDQSGFRTEMSIFESDPQRNLIKYQPLLLWSFEDTWKYIREHNVPYNLLHDKGFPSIGCAPCTRAIEPGEDFRAGRWWWEQESKKECGLHWVDGKLTPKKG, translated from the coding sequence ATGGGAAATTTGGAAGTTTTGACAGAAACCTATACCTCCCTCTCCCTAGAACAGGGATTAAGGCAACTTAGTTTGGATTTTCCAGGCAAGGCTGTGTTCACTACCAGTTTTGGATTGGAAGACCAAGCCATCACTCATGCGATTCTCGCAAACCAAATCGACATTCGGATTGCTACTTTGGATACGGGGCGACTCTTCCAAGAGACCTATGATGTTTGGCAAAAAACTAACGTTCGTTATGGGGCAAAAATTGAAGCCTTTTATCCAAACGAAAAAGAAATCCAAGGTTTTGTAGAAGAGAATGGGCCGAATGCATTTTATGATTCTTTAGATTTACGAAAAGAATGTTGTCGGATTCGCAAACTCGTTCCTCTCGATGCCATTTTAAAAGACACAGAAGTTTGGGTGACTGGACTCAGAAAAGACCAATCTGGATTTAGAACCGAAATGTCTATTTTCGAATCGGATCCCCAAAGAAATTTAATCAAATACCAACCACTACTTTTATGGTCCTTTGAAGATACTTGGAAGTATATCAGAGAACACAATGTACCATACAACCTATTACACGACAAAGGTTTTCCAAGCATTGGTTGTGCACCTTGTACCCGTGCCATTGAACCAGGAGAAGACTTTCGTGCAGGCCGATGGTGGTGGGAACAAGAATCTAAAAAAGAATGCGGCCTACATTGGGTAGACGGCAAACTCACACCGAAAAAAGGATAA
- the cysD gene encoding sulfate adenylyltransferase subunit CysD — translation MTDLHRLSHLDQLESEAIYILREVAAQFERPALLFSGGKDSICLVHLALKAFRPGKFPFPLVHIDTGHNFDEALKFRDDLAERTGEKLVVRYVQDSIDQGKAVEEKGKFPSRNAIQAVTLLDTIAEFKFDACIGGARRDEEKARAKERIFSVRDEFGSWDPKLQRPELWNIYNGKIHVGENVRVFPISNWTELDVWEYIRKEKIELPSLYFSHQREIVWREDLVFPVSKFISLDNTDKVETRTVRFRTVGDMTCTAAVESEANTIDDIIREIQVSRTTERGSRLDDKRSEAAMEDRKKGGYF, via the coding sequence ATGACCGATTTACATAGACTTTCCCATCTAGACCAACTAGAATCGGAAGCCATCTATATTTTAAGAGAAGTGGCAGCACAATTTGAAAGACCTGCCCTTCTATTTTCAGGAGGAAAAGATTCGATTTGTCTCGTACATCTTGCACTCAAAGCCTTTCGACCTGGAAAATTTCCTTTCCCTCTCGTTCATATTGATACAGGGCATAACTTTGATGAGGCGCTAAAATTTAGAGATGACTTAGCGGAACGAACTGGAGAAAAACTAGTGGTTCGTTACGTGCAAGATTCCATCGACCAAGGCAAAGCTGTGGAAGAAAAAGGAAAGTTCCCGAGCAGAAATGCCATCCAAGCAGTGACACTCCTTGATACCATTGCTGAGTTCAAATTTGATGCTTGTATTGGTGGGGCTCGCCGGGATGAAGAAAAAGCTCGTGCCAAAGAAAGAATATTTTCTGTCAGAGATGAATTTGGATCTTGGGATCCCAAACTCCAACGCCCAGAACTTTGGAATATCTATAATGGTAAAATCCATGTGGGTGAAAACGTAAGGGTATTTCCAATCAGCAACTGGACGGAACTTGATGTTTGGGAATACATCCGAAAAGAAAAGATCGAACTTCCATCGCTTTATTTTTCACACCAAAGAGAAATCGTATGGCGAGAAGACCTAGTGTTTCCGGTATCGAAGTTCATTAGTTTAGACAATACAGACAAAGTAGAAACAAGAACCGTAAGGTTTCGGACTGTAGGTGATATGACATGCACTGCGGCCGTAGAATCCGAAGCCAATACAATCGACGATATCATTCGTGAAATTCAAGTTTCAAGAACCACCGAAAGAGGATCTCGTTTGGATGACAAACGTTCCGAAGCAGCGATGGAAGATAGAAAAAAAGGTGGGTATTTTTAA
- a CDS encoding sulfate adenylyltransferase subunit 1, giving the protein MDILRFITAGSVDDGKSTLIGRLLYDSKSIFQDQLEAIEKAGQVNGQINLALLTDGLKAEREQGITIDIAYKYFSTPKRKFIIADAPGHVQYTRNMVTGASNSDLAIILIDARKGVIEQTYRHSYIVSLLRIPYVVVCINKMDLVDFSEEVFLNIQKQYLEFAKDLDLKSIHFLPISALNGDNVVDLSSSMPWWKGSSLLGFLEEIELRTEEDSPAPRFPVQNVIRPQTTEYHDYRGYAGQIRSGHFTVGDSITVLPSGLKSKIKAIDTYAGSVNTAYAPMSVTIRLEDEIDVSRGDMLVVSGKEPITSQDLEAHICWMDQKVMTPGSKYLLRQTTNAVKASIRSLEYRVETSTHEKKEQASLGLNEIGKVTIRTAKPVAYDPYSQIRGTGSFVLVDEGTNQTVAAGMLL; this is encoded by the coding sequence ATGGATATTTTACGTTTTATTACTGCAGGTAGTGTAGATGATGGGAAATCGACTCTCATCGGACGATTGTTATACGATAGTAAATCTATTTTCCAAGACCAATTAGAAGCCATTGAAAAAGCAGGACAGGTAAATGGACAAATCAACCTAGCCCTTCTCACTGATGGATTAAAAGCGGAAAGAGAACAAGGGATTACTATCGACATTGCTTATAAATATTTTTCGACTCCGAAAAGAAAATTTATCATAGCAGATGCACCAGGACATGTGCAGTACACTAGAAATATGGTGACTGGAGCTTCTAACTCTGATCTTGCGATCATTTTGATTGATGCGAGAAAAGGTGTGATCGAACAAACTTACCGCCACTCTTATATTGTATCCCTACTCAGAATTCCCTATGTTGTTGTTTGTATCAATAAAATGGATTTGGTAGATTTTTCCGAAGAAGTATTTTTAAATATCCAAAAACAATATTTAGAATTTGCAAAAGACCTAGATTTAAAATCCATCCACTTCCTTCCGATTTCTGCACTGAACGGTGACAATGTGGTAGATTTATCTTCTTCCATGCCTTGGTGGAAAGGAAGTTCATTACTTGGATTTTTAGAAGAAATTGAGCTCCGCACAGAAGAAGACTCGCCAGCACCTAGATTTCCTGTACAAAATGTGATTCGTCCCCAAACCACAGAATACCATGATTACAGAGGTTATGCGGGGCAAATCAGAAGTGGACACTTCACTGTAGGAGATTCCATCACTGTTTTACCAAGTGGGTTAAAATCAAAAATCAAAGCCATTGATACCTATGCGGGTTCCGTTAATACTGCCTATGCTCCCATGTCTGTCACCATTCGTTTGGAAGATGAAATTGATGTAAGTCGAGGAGATATGTTAGTGGTCAGTGGTAAGGAGCCAATCACTTCACAAGATTTGGAAGCTCATATCTGTTGGATGGACCAAAAGGTAATGACCCCCGGTTCCAAGTATTTACTCCGCCAAACAACCAATGCCGTAAAGGCTTCCATTCGTTCTTTGGAATACCGAGTGGAAACAAGCACCCACGAAAAGAAGGAACAGGCAAGTCTTGGCCTAAATGAAATTGGAAAAGTAACCATCAGAACTGCAAAACCTGTGGCTTACGACCCGTATTCCCAAATCCGAGGGACGGGGAGCTTTGTTTTGGTTGATGAAGGGACCAACCAGACGGTGGCGGCAGGAATGTTATTGTAG
- a CDS encoding TauD/TfdA family dioxygenase, with protein sequence MSKATTTKTKWIRKSFIGETKLPIVYEPAEERDLEDLTHWIQKNQKEWREDLKTYGAVLFRGFPVHQATDFQSILFATEEKKLGEFYLGTSPRDQVVKHVFTASELPPHYPIMQHAEMSFLDNPPKLLFFYAEKASETGGETPLTDLREIYKDVDPKIKDKIQKHGIRYRRRYDGPSTTARFSLWKTKRWDEMFGTTNLEEVKKISDKNRFKLDWFGTDSLTITNEQSGFRVHPEAKTTAWHNHSQTFHYQAAVSEVWKIFKRQKTFRSLGVALLLTLLTTIKRISGQESHDVHVTYGNGEEISAGEMQSITNVFWKHLVAIPWQTGDVLIIDNLSVSHGRLPFTGPRRILVGWSD encoded by the coding sequence ATGAGTAAGGCCACTACGACAAAAACCAAATGGATCCGTAAATCCTTCATCGGGGAGACCAAACTTCCCATCGTTTACGAACCTGCCGAAGAAAGGGATCTGGAAGATCTGACCCATTGGATCCAAAAGAACCAAAAAGAATGGCGAGAGGATTTAAAAACCTATGGCGCCGTTCTCTTTCGCGGTTTCCCTGTTCATCAAGCTACCGACTTCCAATCCATCCTATTTGCTACGGAAGAAAAAAAGTTGGGTGAGTTTTATTTGGGCACCTCGCCACGCGACCAGGTCGTCAAACATGTGTTTACTGCAAGTGAACTCCCTCCCCACTACCCCATCATGCAACATGCTGAGATGAGTTTTCTTGACAACCCTCCTAAACTTTTATTTTTTTATGCGGAAAAAGCTTCCGAAACTGGTGGAGAAACTCCACTCACGGATCTTCGGGAAATTTACAAAGATGTAGATCCTAAAATCAAAGATAAAATTCAAAAACATGGAATTCGTTATCGAAGGCGTTACGATGGTCCATCCACCACAGCACGTTTTTCTTTATGGAAAACGAAACGTTGGGATGAGATGTTTGGAACCACAAACCTTGAGGAAGTCAAAAAAATTTCTGATAAAAATAGATTTAAGTTGGATTGGTTCGGAACTGATTCCTTGACCATCACCAATGAACAATCGGGTTTCCGCGTCCATCCTGAAGCAAAAACAACGGCATGGCATAACCATTCACAAACGTTTCATTACCAAGCGGCTGTGAGTGAAGTATGGAAAATTTTCAAAAGACAAAAAACATTTCGTTCTCTTGGTGTGGCACTACTCCTCACACTCCTCACTACAATCAAAAGGATATCCGGACAAGAGTCACATGACGTTCATGTCACTTATGGAAATGGAGAAGAAATTTCTGCAGGAGAAATGCAATCCATAACAAATGTTTTCTGGAAACATCTGGTAGCCATTCCTTGGCAAACAGGAGACGTTCTCATCATTGATAACTTATCCGTTTCCCATGGCAGACTACCCTTTACCGGTCCCCGTCGTATTTTAGTAGGTTGGTCAGATTAA
- a CDS encoding bile acid:sodium symporter family protein encodes MDINAVRLNFNKDSVYLINALVGFIMFGIALELKLQDFKHLLRYPKPAFVGLFSQYILLPLATLLIIWVINPHPGLALGMVLVAACPGGNMSNFFTHLAKGNLALSVSLTTFSSAFAFILTPIGFFFWGNILPVTKEYLKSITVSPYEILVSITVLLVVPLILGILFQKLFPKLTHTVKRAVQRISILLLAFFIVGALATNWKFFKEYIQLLFGLVFVMNLAGLSLGYYFAKLFRLPLGDRKTVAIETGIQNSSLGLAIVFSFFDGLGGMAMICAWWGIWHLIAGAAIATYWNKTTPKELES; translated from the coding sequence ATGGATATCAATGCAGTTCGCCTCAATTTCAACAAAGACTCAGTATATTTAATCAATGCACTGGTTGGTTTTATTATGTTTGGAATTGCTCTGGAATTAAAACTCCAAGACTTCAAACATTTATTACGATACCCAAAACCAGCGTTTGTTGGTCTTTTTAGCCAATACATTCTTTTGCCTCTTGCCACCCTTCTTATCATTTGGGTGATTAACCCACACCCTGGCCTTGCCCTTGGGATGGTTCTTGTGGCAGCATGTCCTGGCGGGAATATGTCCAACTTTTTCACACATTTGGCAAAAGGAAATTTGGCTCTCTCAGTGAGTCTAACGACGTTTTCTTCTGCATTTGCTTTTATTCTGACACCAATTGGATTTTTCTTTTGGGGGAATATACTTCCTGTTACAAAAGAATATCTTAAGTCGATCACTGTTAGTCCCTATGAGATTTTGGTTTCCATCACTGTACTACTCGTTGTTCCACTGATACTCGGAATTCTTTTTCAAAAACTATTTCCTAAACTCACACATACAGTGAAACGAGCAGTGCAAAGGATCTCCATTTTACTACTCGCTTTCTTTATCGTAGGTGCTCTTGCGACCAATTGGAAGTTCTTTAAAGAATACATCCAACTTCTCTTCGGTCTTGTATTTGTGATGAACCTTGCTGGACTTTCGCTTGGATATTATTTTGCCAAACTATTCCGATTGCCTCTTGGGGATAGAAAGACGGTAGCGATAGAAACAGGAATTCAAAATTCAAGTCTCGGTCTTGCGATTGTTTTTAGTTTCTTTGATGGACTTGGTGGAATGGCAATGATATGTGCATGGTGGGGAATTTGGCACCTGATTGCCGGTGCCGCCATTGCTACTTATTGGAACAAAACAACTCCTAAAGAATTGGAATCTTAA
- a CDS encoding NADPH-dependent assimilatory sulfite reductase hemoprotein subunit, giving the protein MAEQKKETLAEKVKRLSRGLRGSLALSLKDEHTGSLRSDDQLLLKFHGMYQQDDRDRREERAAKKLERLYSFMIRLRIPGGMIGPVHWEALHNVAGENSTGTIKITTRQTVQLHGILKSKIKPTIKAFDSVFLDSIAACGDVNRNVTCTSNPATSPLHKEVFGYAGEISRSLLPKTRAYYEIWLDENLLAEKEEPEDPLYKDVYLPRKFKIAIAIPPYNDVDLFTNDIGLIAIIENGQLLGFNVAVGGGLGTTHGNPDTYPRVGTVFGFIPKKDILKVVYEIVTVQRDFGNREDRKLSRLKYTLDRLGVEFYKREVEKRVGISFEPAKEYQFTQRSDDFGWRQDVAGNWHYTVFVENGRVCDEHGYNLKTALLEVSKTRRATFRFTCNQNLILSDIFPKDKDLIESILVKFGVHRKTNEISQIRKNSIACVALNTCSLALAEAQRYLPSLIDKIEPILGKHGLADEPVSIRMTGCPNGCARPYISEIGLVGTSYGKYNLHLGADAEGYRLNRKYKEDLDEAAILSELDGLFGRFSKERNTKESFGDYINRIGILN; this is encoded by the coding sequence ATGGCAGAACAAAAAAAAGAAACATTAGCGGAAAAAGTAAAACGCCTTAGCCGGGGTTTAAGAGGTTCATTAGCTTTAAGTTTGAAAGATGAACACACTGGTTCACTTCGTTCTGATGACCAACTACTTCTTAAGTTTCATGGGATGTACCAACAAGACGATAGAGATCGTAGAGAAGAACGTGCTGCAAAAAAATTAGAACGTTTGTATTCCTTTATGATTCGTTTAAGAATCCCAGGTGGAATGATTGGGCCAGTGCATTGGGAAGCTTTACATAATGTTGCTGGTGAGAATTCAACAGGAACCATTAAAATCACCACTCGCCAAACAGTCCAACTCCATGGAATTTTGAAGTCTAAAATCAAACCAACCATCAAAGCATTTGATTCTGTATTTTTGGATTCCATTGCTGCTTGTGGTGATGTCAATCGTAACGTGACTTGTACATCGAACCCGGCGACAAGCCCCTTACACAAAGAAGTGTTTGGGTATGCTGGCGAAATTAGTAGGTCATTATTACCTAAAACCAGAGCCTATTATGAGATATGGCTCGATGAAAATCTTTTAGCAGAAAAAGAAGAACCAGAAGATCCTTTGTATAAAGATGTATATCTTCCTCGTAAGTTTAAAATTGCGATTGCGATTCCCCCTTATAACGACGTAGATCTTTTTACAAACGATATTGGACTCATTGCCATCATTGAAAATGGACAACTCCTTGGTTTCAATGTCGCAGTGGGTGGAGGCCTTGGAACCACCCACGGAAATCCTGATACCTACCCAAGAGTGGGAACTGTATTTGGTTTTATTCCTAAAAAAGATATCTTAAAAGTAGTTTATGAAATTGTAACTGTCCAAAGAGATTTTGGAAACAGGGAAGACCGAAAGTTATCTCGTTTGAAATATACTTTGGATCGTTTGGGTGTTGAGTTCTACAAACGAGAAGTGGAAAAACGAGTGGGGATTAGTTTTGAACCGGCAAAAGAATATCAGTTCACCCAAAGATCTGATGACTTTGGTTGGAGACAAGACGTGGCAGGTAACTGGCATTATACGGTTTTTGTAGAGAATGGTCGTGTTTGTGATGAACATGGTTATAATCTAAAAACGGCCCTCCTCGAAGTTTCGAAAACAAGACGTGCTACATTTCGTTTTACTTGTAACCAAAACTTGATTTTATCTGACATTTTTCCCAAAGATAAGGATCTCATTGAATCCATTCTTGTGAAGTTTGGTGTCCATCGTAAAACAAATGAAATTTCACAAATTCGCAAAAATTCCATCGCATGTGTGGCATTAAACACCTGTTCTTTGGCGCTTGCGGAAGCACAGAGATACCTCCCAAGTCTAATCGACAAAATTGAACCTATCCTTGGAAAACATGGACTCGCTGACGAACCAGTATCCATTCGGATGACAGGTTGTCCCAATGGATGTGCAAGGCCATACATTTCAGAGATTGGTCTTGTCGGAACCTCTTATGGAAAATACAATTTACACTTAGGTGCTGATGCGGAAGGTTACAGGCTGAATCGTAAATACAAAGAAGATTTGGATGAAGCAGCAATTTTATCTGAGTTAGATGGACTCTTTGGAAGGTTTTCGAAAGAAAGAAATACCAAAGAGTCTTTTGGAGATTACATCAATCGAATTGGAATTTTAAATTAA
- a CDS encoding diflavin oxidoreductase — MLSDEKRNRFLQLLKESTKDEWVWMSGYLSALTQASIGGSVDVSLTPPVSIDSGTDPLHGNLKAQPIQCSVVYGTETGNSKKLGTELVKKLKELGVSAKLKSTDTYKAKDLKEEEYLFVVVSTHGDGEPPQAAKPFIQILADSKDSLSKVKFAVLGLGDTSYPLFCQTGEDVDSMLSKLGAERIQPLGKCDVDFEAVAKPWMSELISKLNAHSKTATPQSPKTTQNPAAKPASGGKVVYEGAVVTNIVLNDVGASKSTRHIEIKTTVPIDYLPGDSAGFLAYNREDEVNRILSLLKTDRETRVTYKGETWMAYDLFRKKVSVRFLPDRVIQKYAGLIGKELPSGKLDLDVLLTLNPSEKQLELQTLVDILEPIVPRYYSIASSPSAHGEDEVHLTVAEVEIETFTGIKTGFCSGFLSELKEGEVVPFFIQRNNSFRLPSPDTDIIMIGPGTGIAPFRSFLFEREQNSGNGKNWLFFGERNFVSDFYYQTELLELMDTGVLHRLNAAFSRDTKQKVYVQDRMGENAAELLKWIESGAVIYLCGSKDPMSKDVDRKLIEILSERTFDTGKEASDYLKELEEAGRYIKDVY, encoded by the coding sequence ATGCTATCCGATGAGAAACGCAATCGATTTTTACAGCTACTGAAGGAATCCACCAAAGACGAATGGGTGTGGATGTCTGGATATTTATCAGCGCTCACACAGGCAAGTATTGGAGGAAGTGTTGATGTTTCCCTCACACCTCCTGTGAGTATAGATTCGGGAACGGATCCTTTACATGGAAATTTAAAAGCCCAACCCATCCAATGCAGCGTGGTTTACGGAACAGAAACCGGGAACTCCAAGAAACTCGGAACAGAACTTGTTAAAAAACTAAAAGAGTTGGGTGTTTCTGCGAAATTAAAAAGTACAGATACTTATAAAGCAAAAGATCTCAAAGAAGAAGAATATTTATTTGTGGTAGTTTCCACTCATGGAGATGGGGAACCACCTCAAGCAGCAAAACCTTTCATTCAAATTTTGGCTGATTCAAAAGATTCATTATCTAAAGTTAAGTTCGCAGTTCTTGGGTTAGGCGATACTAGTTACCCACTTTTTTGCCAAACAGGTGAAGATGTAGATTCCATGTTGTCTAAGTTAGGTGCAGAGAGGATCCAACCATTAGGTAAATGTGATGTAGACTTTGAAGCTGTTGCCAAACCTTGGATGAGTGAACTTATTTCTAAACTCAATGCTCATTCTAAAACAGCAACTCCACAAAGCCCTAAAACAACGCAGAATCCTGCGGCAAAACCGGCATCGGGAGGTAAGGTTGTTTATGAAGGGGCGGTTGTTACAAATATCGTTTTGAATGATGTTGGTGCTAGTAAATCAACCAGACATATTGAAATCAAAACCACTGTGCCGATTGATTATCTTCCTGGGGATAGTGCAGGTTTTCTTGCCTATAACCGTGAAGATGAAGTAAATCGTATTTTATCGTTATTAAAAACAGATCGTGAAACTCGTGTTACCTATAAAGGGGAAACATGGATGGCTTATGATTTATTTCGTAAAAAAGTATCCGTTCGTTTTTTGCCAGACCGTGTGATTCAAAAATATGCAGGACTCATTGGAAAAGAATTACCTTCGGGTAAACTGGATTTGGATGTTTTGTTAACTTTAAATCCTTCCGAAAAACAACTAGAACTCCAAACTCTCGTAGATATTTTAGAACCGATTGTTCCTAGGTATTATTCCATTGCATCCAGTCCATCGGCACATGGAGAGGATGAAGTCCACCTCACTGTTGCAGAAGTGGAGATCGAAACATTTACTGGAATCAAAACCGGTTTTTGTTCTGGTTTTTTGTCAGAATTGAAAGAAGGAGAAGTGGTTCCCTTTTTCATTCAGAGAAACAATTCCTTTCGATTGCCAAGTCCTGATACAGATATCATTATGATTGGGCCTGGTACTGGGATCGCACCTTTTAGAAGTTTTTTATTTGAAAGAGAACAAAATAGTGGGAACGGCAAAAACTGGTTATTTTTTGGAGAAAGAAATTTTGTCTCCGATTTTTATTACCAAACAGAACTTTTGGAACTGATGGATACTGGCGTATTGCACAGGTTAAATGCTGCTTTTTCCAGAGATACAAAACAGAAAGTTTATGTTCAAGACCGAATGGGTGAAAACGCCGCAGAACTTTTGAAATGGATCGAAAGTGGGGCAGTGATTTATCTTTGTGGGTCGAAAGATCCAATGAGTAAGGACGTCGACCGCAAACTCATTGAAATTTTATCAGAAAGAACATTTGATACAGGAAAAGAAGCTTCTGATTATTTAAAAGAATTAGAAGAAGCCGGTCGCTACATTAAGGACGTTTACTGA
- the cobA gene encoding uroporphyrinogen-III C-methyltransferase, whose protein sequence is MSSNKTEHGFVSFVSGGPGPIDLLTLRGRSRIESADVILYDALLDPGFLDLFPEDAQILYVGKRSGEHARTQSEINSLLVEFATQGKHVVRLKGGDASIFGRLAEEIQSLEKEGISFEVIPGVSSVTTGVAELGLSLTVRGISRQIIILDGHTILEDERSWIGMENFQGTIAILMGSKKTKELAETLIQKGMSGTTPIVLAENVGRGNPIYTTSTLADTALNEIPKQSTGPGILYVGEVIRPLLDRTKKTLGYSSQNLI, encoded by the coding sequence ATGTCCTCCAATAAGACAGAACATGGATTTGTCAGTTTTGTGAGCGGTGGCCCCGGTCCCATTGACCTTTTGACCCTCCGCGGACGGAGTCGTATCGAATCCGCTGACGTCATTCTCTATGATGCCCTTCTTGATCCCGGTTTTTTAGACTTATTTCCTGAGGATGCACAAATCCTTTATGTAGGAAAAAGGTCGGGGGAACACGCTCGCACCCAATCAGAAATCAATTCCCTTCTTGTAGAATTCGCCACCCAAGGAAAACATGTGGTTCGTTTGAAGGGAGGTGACGCTTCTATTTTTGGAAGACTTGCCGAAGAAATCCAAAGTCTCGAAAAAGAGGGAATCTCTTTCGAGGTGATTCCTGGAGTGAGTTCCGTAACTACCGGTGTTGCCGAGTTAGGTTTATCGCTGACTGTTCGCGGAATTTCCAGACAAATCATCATCCTTGATGGTCATACCATTTTAGAAGACGAACGCAGTTGGATCGGGATGGAAAATTTCCAGGGAACCATTGCCATTCTAATGGGAAGTAAAAAAACAAAAGAACTTGCAGAAACGCTTATACAAAAGGGAATGAGCGGCACAACTCCCATCGTTCTTGCAGAAAATGTGGGAAGAGGAAATCCCATTTATACAACATCCACTCTCGCAGACACTGCGTTAAACGAGATTCCGAAACAATCCACTGGCCCAGGAATTCTTTATGTTGGAGAAGTCATTCGTCCCCTACTCGATCGTACGAAAAAAACACTCGGCTATAGTTCACAAAATTTAATCTAA